One genomic region from Colius striatus isolate bColStr4 chromosome 26 unlocalized genomic scaffold, bColStr4.1.hap1 SUPER_26_unloc_1, whole genome shotgun sequence encodes:
- the MARK4 gene encoding LOW QUALITY PROTEIN: MAP/microtubule affinity-regulating kinase 4 (The sequence of the model RefSeq protein was modified relative to this genomic sequence to represent the inferred CDS: inserted 2 bases in 1 codon), translating into MSSRSALAAGNERNADTLAGLGGSRSEKGSGWCSRSLGARCRSSVASCPEEQPHVGNYRLLRTIGKGNFAKVKLARHILTGREVAIKIIDKTQLNPTSLQKLFREVRIMKGLNHPNIVKLFEVIETEKTLYLVMEYASAGEVFDYLVSHGRMKEKEARAKFRQIVSAVHYCHQKNIVHRDLKAENLLLDADANIKIADFGFSNEFTLGSKLDTFCGSPPYAAPELFQGKKYDGPEVDIWSLGVILYTLVSGSLPFDGHNLKELRERVLRGKYRVPFYMSTDCENILRRFLVLNPAKRCTLEQIMKDKWINIGYEGDELQPYREPEEDFGDTKRIEVMVGMGYGRDEIKESLSNQKYNEVTATYLLLGRKNEAEPGEPRAGSSSLSLARLRAPGDAPNGTKTSGHGKSQRXGAGSHQRQRRHSDFCGPAPAAAHPKRSPSGAADAELRDERAAGRKGSCSAVGGGRGGPPPSSPMVSSAGNPNKAEIPERHRDGGAGAANSVPPSAMGRRNTYVCSERPGGDRHSLLHNGQDNSSVPVRAPPPSPSSLSVAAPDRSRLARGSTARSTFHGGPARDRRSGGPNAPPTGPALPPDASPQPHSRPRATATLFSKLTSKLSRRVADEPERVGGSALTSCHLPWDQKEAEPRLLRCSWHVKVTSARPAEAVMAALRQATLSAGCQARQPQPFLLSCTHDRGPSQHFCRFEAEVCRLQRLGLHGVLFRRLAGTAGAFRDTLARVAGHMQL; encoded by the exons ATGTCTTCACGCTCCGCGCTGGCGGCGGGGAACGAGCGGAACGCGGACACG CtggcggggctggggggcagccGCTCGGAGAAGGGCTCGGGCTGGTGCAGCCGCTCGCTGGGCGCCCGCTGCCGCAGCTCCGTCGCCTCGTGCCCCGAGGAGCAGCCCCACGTGGGCAACTACCGGCTGCTGCGCACCATCGGCAAGGGCAACTTCGCCAAGGTCAAGCTGGCGCGGCACATCCTCACCGGCCGCGAG GTCGCCATCAAGATCATTGACAAGACCCAGCTGAACCCCACCAGCCTGCAGAag CTCTTCCGGGAAGTTCGGATCATGAAGGGGCTGAACCACCCCAACATTG TGAAACTCTTTGAGGTGATTGAGACAGAGAAGACCCTGTACCTGGTGATGGAGTATGCCAGCGCTG GTGAAGTGTTCGACTACCTCGTGTCCCACGGGAGGATGAAGGAGAAGGAGGCCAGGGCCAAGTTCAGACAG ATCGTGTCGGCCGTGCACTACTGCCACCAGAAGAACATCGTCCACCGTGACCTCAAG GCCGAGAACCTGCTGCTGGACGCCGACGCCAACATCAAAATCGCCGACTTTGGCTTCAGCAACGAGTTCACGCTGGGCTCCAAGCTGGACACGTTCTGCGGCTCCCCCCCGTACGCCGCCCCCGAGCTGTTCCAGGGCAAGAAGTACGACGGGCCCGAGGTGGACATCTGGAGCCTGGGGGTCATCCTCTACACCCTGGTCAGCGGCTCCCTGCCCTTCGACGGCCACAACCTCAAG gagctgagggagagggtgctgaggggcaaGTACCGGGTGCCCTTCTACATGTCCACCGACTGTGAGAACATCCTGCGCCGCTTCCTGGTGCTGAACCCGGCCAAGCGCTGCACCCTCGAG CAAATCATGAAGGACAAGTGGATCAACATCGGCTACGAGGGCGACGAGCTGCAGCCCTACAGGGAGCCCGAGGAGGACTTTGGGGACACCAAACGCATCG AGGTGATGGTGGGGATGGGCTACGGCCGAGACGAGATCAAGGAGTCCCTGAGCAACCAGAAGTACAACGAGGTCACGGCCACCTACCTCCTGCTGGGCAGGAAGAACGAG GCGGAGCCCGGCGAGCCCCGggcgggcagcagcagcctgtccctggCGCGGCTTCGGGCTCCCGGCGACGCTCCCAACGGCACCAAGACGTCGGGTCACGGCAAGAGCCAGCG GGGGGCCGGCTCCCACCAGCGCCAGCGGCGGCACAGCGACTTCT gcggccccgcgcccgcggCCGCGCACCCCAAGCGCAGCCCCAGCGGCGCGGCCGACGCGGAGCTCAGGGACGAGAGGGCGGCCGGGCGCAAGGGCAGCTGCAGCGCCgtgggcggggggcgcggggggccCCCTCCCTCCAGCCCCATGGTCAGCAGTGCCGGCAACCCCAACAAAGCCGAGATCCCCGAGCGGCACAGGGACGGCGGAGCCGGAGCCGCG AACAGCGTCCCCCCGAGCGCTATGGGGCGCAGGAACACCTACGTGTGCAGCGAGCGCCCGGGCGGTGACCGACACTCGCTGCTGCACAACGGCCAGGACAACAG ctCGGTGCCCGTGCGCGCGCCGCCGCCGTCCCCGTCCAGCCTGAGCGTGGCGGCGCCGGATCGCTCGCGCCTGGCCCGGGGCAGCACGGCCCGGAGCACGTTCCACGGGGGCCCCGCGCGGGACCGGCGCTCGGGGGGTCCCAACGCGCCCCCCAccggccccgcgctgccccCCGACGCCtcgccccagccccacagccggCCCCGCGCCACGGCCACGCTCTTCAGCAAGCTCACGTCCAAGCTGAGCCGCCG GGTCGCAGACGAACCTGAGAGAGTCGGGGGATCTGCGCTCACAAG TTGCCATCTACCTTGGGATCAAAAGGAAGCCGAACCCCGGCTGCTCCGATGCTCCTGGCATGTGAAGGTGACGAGCGCCCGGCCGGCCGAGGCGGTGATGGCGGCTCTGCGCCAGGCCACGCTGTCGGCCGGCTGCCAGGCtcgccagccccagcccttcctGCTCTCCTGCACCCACGACCGGGGCCCCAGCCAGCACTTCTGCCGCTTCGAGGCCGAGGTTTGCCGGCTGCAGCGCCTGGGGCTCCACGGGGTGCTGTTCCGGCGCCTGGCCGGCACCGCCGGCGCCTTCCGCGACACCCTGGCGCGTGTGGCCGGGCACATGCAGCTCTAG